One Pongo pygmaeus isolate AG05252 chromosome 10, NHGRI_mPonPyg2-v2.0_pri, whole genome shotgun sequence genomic window carries:
- the BEST3 gene encoding bestrophin-3 isoform X1 produces MTVTYSSKVANATFFGFHRLLFKWRGSIYKLLYREFIVFAVLYTAISLVYRLLLTGAQKRYFEKLSIYCDRYAEQIPVTFVLGFYVTLVVNRWWNQFVNLPWPDRLMFLISSSVHGSDEHGRLLRRTLMRYVNLTSLLIFRSVSTAVYKRFPTMDHVVEAGFMTTDERKLFNHLKSPHLKYWVPFIWFGNLATKARNEGRIRDSVDLQSLMTEMNRYRSWCSLLFGYDWVGIPLVYTQVVTLAVYTFFFACLIGRQFLDPTKGYAGHDLDLYIPIFTLLQFFFYAGWLKVAEQLINPFGEDDDDFETNWCIDRNLQVSLLAVDEMHMSLPKMKKDIYWDDSAARPPYTLAAADYCIPSFLGSTVQMGLSGSDFPDEEWLWDYEKHGHRHSMIRRVKRFLSAHEHPSSPRRRSYRRQTSDSSMFLPRDDLSSARDLLDVPSRNSHRASPTWKKSCFPEGSPTLHFSMGELSTIRETSQTSTLQSLTPQSSVRTSPIKTPLVPEVLITAAEEPVPTSDGYHHDSATSILSSEFTGVQPSKTEQQQGPMGSILSPSEKETPPGGPSPQIVSASAEENIFNCEEDPGDTFLKRWSLPGFLESSHTSLGNLSPDPMSSQPALLIDTETSSEISGINIVAGSRVSPDMLYLMENLDTKETDIIELNNKETEESPK; encoded by the exons atTGTTACTTACAGGAGCCCAAAAACGTTACTTTGAAAAATTATCAATTTACTGTGACAGATATGCTGAACAAATTCCAGTAACCTTTGTGCTTG GGTTTTATGTTACTCTGGTAGTGAACCGATGGTGGAACCAGTTTGTGAATTTGCCCTGGCCAGACAGGCTAATGTTCCTCATCTCCAGCAGTGTTCACGGAAGCGACGAGCACGGGCGCCTGCTTAGAAGGACGCTGATGCGCTACGTCAATCTCACCTCCCTGCTCATCTTTCGCTCGGTGAGCACTGCTGTGTACAAAAGGTTTCCCACAATGGACCACGTGGTTGAAGCAG gttTTATGACAACAGATGAAAGGAAATTATTCAACCACCTCAAGTCTCCTCATCTGAAATATTGGGTTCCATTCATCTGGTTTGGAAATCTTGCAACTAAAGCCCGGAATGAAGGTAGAATCAGAGACAGTGTTGATCTGCAATCATTGATGACT GAAATGAATCGATACCGCTCTTGGTGCAGCCTCTTATTCGGTTATGACTGGGTTGGGATTCCGCTGGTTTACACCCAG GTTGTCACTCTTGCTGTCTATACCTTCTTCTTTGCGTGCCTGATTGGACGCCAGTTTTTGGATCCCACCAAAGGCTATGCAGGGCATGACTTGGATCTTTACATTCCAATCTTCACCCTCCTACAATTCTTCTTCTATGCAGGATGGCTTAAG GTAGCAGAGCAGCTTATCAACCCTTTTGGagaagatgatgatgattttgaAACTAACTGGTGCATTGACAGAAATTTGCAG GTCTCTCTTTTAGCTGTGGACGAAATGCACATGAGCTTACCCAAGATGAAGAAGGACATTTACTGGGACGATTCTGCTGCTCGCCCACCATACACATTAGCAGCTGCTGACTACTGCATACCCTCATTTCTGGGGTCAACAGTCCAGATGGG GCTGTCTGGGTCCGACTTCCCTGACGAGGAGTGGCTGTGGGATTATGAGAAGCATGGCCATCGACATTCCATGATAAGAAGAGTCAAGCGGTTCCTGAGCGCCCACGAACACCCCTCCAGCCCCAGAAGAAGAAGCTACAGGAGGCAGACAAGTGACAGCTCCATGTTCTTACCCCGAGATGACCTCAGCTCAGCCAGGGATCTACTGGATGTGCCCTCAAGAAACTCCCACAGGGCCTCACCCACCTGGAAGAAATCCTGCTTCCCAGAAGGAAGTCCCACGCTGCATTTCAGCATGGGAGAGCTGTCCACCATCAGGGAGACCAGCCAGACAAGCACTTTACAGAGCCTGACCCCACAGTCCAGTGTGAGAACTTCCCCCATCAAAACGCCACTGGTACCCGAGGTATTGATCACAGCGGCCGAAGAACCAGTGCCCACATCAGACGGCTACCACCATGACTCCGCTACCTCCATCTTGAGCTCTGAGTTTACAGGGGTTCAGCCAAGCAAGACTGAGCAGCAGCAGGGCCCCATGGGATCCATCCTGTCTCCCTCAGAGAAGGAGACACCTCCTGGAGGCCCCAGTCCCCAGATTGTTTCAGCCAGTGCTGAGGAAAATATATTCAACTGTGAAGAAGACCCTGGTGATACCTTTCTAAAAAGGTGGAGTCTTCCGGGATTCCTGGAGTCCAGCCACACTTCCCTGGGAAACCTAAGTCCAGACCCCATGAGCTCTCAGCCAGCTCTTTTAATTGACACAGAAACATCCTCAGAGATCAGTGGGATCAACATTGTGGCTGGCTCTCGAGTCTCTCCTGATATGCTGTATTTAATGGAAAACCTGGACACCAAGGAAACAGATATCATAGAGCTGAacaacaaggaaactgaggaatCACCCAAATGA
- the BEST3 gene encoding bestrophin-3 isoform X2, with amino-acid sequence MTTDERKLFNHLKSPHLKYWVPFIWFGNLATKARNEGRIRDSVDLQSLMTEMNRYRSWCSLLFGYDWVGIPLVYTQVAEQLINPFGEDDDDFETNWCIDRNLQVSLLAVDEMHMSLPKMKKDIYWDDSAARPPYTLAAADYCIPSFLGSTVQMGLSGSDFPDEEWLWDYEKHGHRHSMIRRVKRFLSAHEHPSSPRRRSYRRQTSDSSMFLPRDDLSSARDLLDVPSRNSHRASPTWKKSCFPEGSPTLHFSMGELSTIRETSQTSTLQSLTPQSSVRTSPIKTPLVPEVLITAAEEPVPTSDGYHHDSATSILSSEFTGVQPSKTEQQQGPMGSILSPSEKETPPGGPSPQIVSASAEENIFNCEEDPGDTFLKRWSLPGFLESSHTSLGNLSPDPMSSQPALLIDTETSSEISGINIVAGSRVSPDMLYLMENLDTKETDIIELNNKETEESPK; translated from the exons ATGACAACAGATGAAAGGAAATTATTCAACCACCTCAAGTCTCCTCATCTGAAATATTGGGTTCCATTCATCTGGTTTGGAAATCTTGCAACTAAAGCCCGGAATGAAGGTAGAATCAGAGACAGTGTTGATCTGCAATCATTGATGACT GAAATGAATCGATACCGCTCTTGGTGCAGCCTCTTATTCGGTTATGACTGGGTTGGGATTCCGCTGGTTTACACCCAG GTAGCAGAGCAGCTTATCAACCCTTTTGGagaagatgatgatgattttgaAACTAACTGGTGCATTGACAGAAATTTGCAG GTCTCTCTTTTAGCTGTGGACGAAATGCACATGAGCTTACCCAAGATGAAGAAGGACATTTACTGGGACGATTCTGCTGCTCGCCCACCATACACATTAGCAGCTGCTGACTACTGCATACCCTCATTTCTGGGGTCAACAGTCCAGATGGG GCTGTCTGGGTCCGACTTCCCTGACGAGGAGTGGCTGTGGGATTATGAGAAGCATGGCCATCGACATTCCATGATAAGAAGAGTCAAGCGGTTCCTGAGCGCCCACGAACACCCCTCCAGCCCCAGAAGAAGAAGCTACAGGAGGCAGACAAGTGACAGCTCCATGTTCTTACCCCGAGATGACCTCAGCTCAGCCAGGGATCTACTGGATGTGCCCTCAAGAAACTCCCACAGGGCCTCACCCACCTGGAAGAAATCCTGCTTCCCAGAAGGAAGTCCCACGCTGCATTTCAGCATGGGAGAGCTGTCCACCATCAGGGAGACCAGCCAGACAAGCACTTTACAGAGCCTGACCCCACAGTCCAGTGTGAGAACTTCCCCCATCAAAACGCCACTGGTACCCGAGGTATTGATCACAGCGGCCGAAGAACCAGTGCCCACATCAGACGGCTACCACCATGACTCCGCTACCTCCATCTTGAGCTCTGAGTTTACAGGGGTTCAGCCAAGCAAGACTGAGCAGCAGCAGGGCCCCATGGGATCCATCCTGTCTCCCTCAGAGAAGGAGACACCTCCTGGAGGCCCCAGTCCCCAGATTGTTTCAGCCAGTGCTGAGGAAAATATATTCAACTGTGAAGAAGACCCTGGTGATACCTTTCTAAAAAGGTGGAGTCTTCCGGGATTCCTGGAGTCCAGCCACACTTCCCTGGGAAACCTAAGTCCAGACCCCATGAGCTCTCAGCCAGCTCTTTTAATTGACACAGAAACATCCTCAGAGATCAGTGGGATCAACATTGTGGCTGGCTCTCGAGTCTCTCCTGATATGCTGTATTTAATGGAAAACCTGGACACCAAGGAAACAGATATCATAGAGCTGAacaacaaggaaactgaggaatCACCCAAATGA